In Gemmata obscuriglobus, a single genomic region encodes these proteins:
- a CDS encoding CPBP family intramembrane glutamic endopeptidase has protein sequence MPPDDTDRFAEPVPSLLGSGASGAKRDSATSNEADGVPIVYPIQRLLCRRCGETAEPVAGQCPWCGNQLGAAPRGRPRRPPRARPVRAPGDEYEGRRPPRPEYAIPVRRPYLIPPLVVVPVAYFGLLASLVGCAVLVALGGMTEGDDLIAGQAFAEVVTTGLTLLALGLVWKAARQKVPEGTAALTWAASFPLLCLLLVLNLAFFTLLRELLKPLGAPEPERMKLTLITVLLICVQPGIVEELFFRQMTLGVLRKSLNVHLAIWLTAVAFAGAHLGNILGMPYLFLVGGFLGYARVYGGLPLAVLLHFLHNLAVVAYDAYRPFG, from the coding sequence ATGCCGCCCGACGACACCGACCGTTTTGCCGAGCCGGTCCCGTCTCTGCTCGGGAGCGGTGCCTCCGGCGCCAAACGTGATTCGGCGACCAGCAACGAGGCGGACGGTGTGCCGATCGTTTATCCGATACAGCGGCTGCTGTGCCGTCGGTGCGGGGAGACGGCCGAACCGGTCGCTGGGCAGTGCCCGTGGTGCGGCAACCAACTCGGTGCCGCGCCCCGTGGTCGTCCGCGGCGCCCGCCCCGCGCCCGGCCGGTCCGCGCGCCCGGCGACGAGTACGAAGGCCGGCGCCCGCCCCGCCCCGAGTACGCGATCCCGGTGCGGCGCCCGTACCTGATTCCGCCGCTGGTCGTCGTACCGGTGGCGTACTTCGGGCTCCTCGCGTCGCTGGTCGGGTGTGCGGTGCTCGTGGCACTCGGCGGAATGACCGAGGGCGACGACCTCATCGCCGGGCAGGCGTTCGCCGAGGTCGTGACCACGGGGCTCACGCTGCTCGCTCTGGGCCTCGTTTGGAAGGCGGCGCGGCAAAAGGTGCCGGAGGGTACGGCGGCCCTCACCTGGGCCGCATCGTTCCCGCTCCTGTGCCTCCTGTTGGTCCTGAACCTGGCGTTCTTCACACTTCTGCGCGAACTGCTCAAGCCGCTCGGCGCGCCCGAGCCGGAGCGGATGAAGCTGACCCTCATTACGGTGCTGCTGATCTGTGTCCAGCCGGGCATTGTGGAGGAGCTGTTTTTCCGCCAAATGACGCTCGGCGTGCTGCGAAAATCGTTGAACGTTCACTTGGCGATCTGGCTCACCGCCGTGGCGTTCGCCGGTGCGCACCTCGGGAACATCCTCGGAATGCCGTACCTGTTCCTGGTTGGCGGGTTCCTTGGATACGCCCGCGTGTACGGCGGACTGCCGCTGGCCGTACTCCTGCACTTCTTGCACAACCTTGCGGTCGTCGCCTACGACGCGTACCGACCGTTCGGTTGA
- a CDS encoding PPC domain-containing protein, translating to MFARRLAATLALLLAAGSASAQPGPQLLTVFPPGAKAGGAVEVTFAGVGFDGDEKLLFSAKGFTAERVGVATADPKAPKGAPAASVKFKVTAPRGFAGTCDVRVVSKSGLSNPRAFAVGSDTEVNEVEPNNDVPQAQKVELDTTINGVVSAPTDVDFVTFKAKAGQNVAVYCLTTSIDSRMQADLMVSDSESRQLASNRNYRGGDAVLDFKALKDGDYTVRVSQFAYTTGGPDHFYRLTITTAPRASATFPPVAEEGAGLASWPLAPSAAMVDLFEPPSRGGTPRLMAANPIVADAGTNLTAAEAQLVKGPCDIAGRIAKKGERHWYSFAAKKGDVWTLEVFAERIGSPVDAYFILTDEKGKVIVEQDDGADTLSPNQFYTKSDDPGRYRFAVPADGTYKVMVSTREAAVQFGPRDQYVLRIAKEKPDFRLAVMPLTPHVPDAGTLTAGRAVALVVYAFRFDGFDGAIELGAEQLPREVKCPKQVIGPGQTRGVLVLTCEKPAADFDGFVTITGTAGSLKQTARPFSVTWPVQGQQANQPPPNSPVLTRMDRGPGLALAIRGTAPFVLTPTETAFKVKGGGKVDVTLKITRDTSFKEPVAIYVATPGFGPRPQGNQPFPVVGTAQPNSTDIKLNIDVPANLPSGTHTLVLRSQSGAPNPKGNNSAPRPLPNFAVTPLTVTIEGVPKKK from the coding sequence ATGTTCGCGCGCCGCCTCGCTGCTACTCTCGCTCTGCTGCTCGCCGCGGGATCGGCGAGCGCCCAACCCGGTCCGCAATTGTTGACCGTGTTCCCGCCCGGGGCAAAGGCGGGCGGCGCCGTAGAAGTGACGTTCGCGGGCGTTGGTTTCGATGGCGACGAGAAGTTGCTGTTCAGTGCGAAGGGCTTTACCGCCGAGCGCGTCGGCGTAGCGACTGCCGATCCCAAGGCGCCGAAAGGCGCACCTGCCGCGAGCGTGAAGTTCAAAGTCACCGCGCCGAGGGGATTCGCTGGGACGTGCGATGTCCGTGTGGTAAGCAAGAGCGGCCTGAGCAACCCGCGCGCGTTCGCCGTCGGCAGCGACACGGAGGTGAACGAGGTCGAACCCAACAACGACGTACCGCAGGCTCAAAAAGTCGAACTCGACACGACGATCAACGGCGTCGTGTCGGCGCCAACGGACGTGGACTTCGTGACCTTCAAGGCGAAGGCCGGTCAGAACGTCGCGGTGTACTGCCTCACGACGAGCATCGACAGCCGGATGCAAGCCGACTTGATGGTGAGCGACTCCGAGAGCCGCCAACTCGCCTCGAACCGCAACTACAGGGGCGGCGACGCGGTACTCGACTTCAAAGCTCTGAAAGACGGCGACTACACCGTGCGCGTGTCCCAATTCGCGTACACGACCGGCGGCCCGGACCACTTCTACCGGCTCACGATCACAACCGCACCGCGGGCGTCCGCGACCTTCCCGCCAGTTGCCGAAGAAGGCGCCGGTTTGGCGTCGTGGCCCCTCGCCCCTTCGGCCGCGATGGTCGATCTGTTCGAACCGCCTTCGCGTGGTGGAACGCCACGGCTGATGGCAGCGAACCCGATCGTAGCTGACGCCGGTACGAACCTCACTGCGGCCGAAGCACAGCTCGTCAAGGGGCCGTGTGACATCGCCGGGCGCATCGCCAAGAAAGGCGAGCGACACTGGTACAGTTTCGCCGCGAAGAAGGGCGACGTGTGGACGCTCGAAGTGTTCGCGGAGCGCATCGGCTCCCCCGTCGATGCGTACTTCATTCTCACGGACGAAAAGGGCAAGGTGATCGTCGAACAGGACGACGGTGCGGACACACTGAGCCCGAACCAGTTCTACACCAAGTCCGACGACCCCGGCCGGTACCGGTTTGCGGTACCGGCGGACGGCACTTACAAGGTGATGGTGTCCACGCGCGAGGCGGCCGTACAGTTCGGCCCGCGGGACCAGTACGTGTTGCGGATCGCAAAGGAGAAACCGGACTTCCGCCTGGCGGTAATGCCACTGACGCCACACGTCCCGGATGCCGGCACACTCACCGCGGGCAGGGCAGTCGCGCTCGTGGTGTACGCATTTCGGTTCGACGGCTTCGACGGCGCGATCGAACTCGGTGCCGAGCAACTGCCCCGAGAAGTAAAGTGCCCGAAACAGGTCATCGGCCCGGGACAAACGCGCGGCGTGCTGGTACTCACCTGCGAGAAGCCCGCAGCGGACTTCGACGGATTCGTCACGATCACCGGAACCGCAGGCAGTTTGAAGCAAACGGCGCGGCCCTTCAGTGTGACGTGGCCCGTGCAGGGACAACAGGCGAACCAGCCGCCGCCGAACAGCCCGGTACTGACCCGCATGGACCGCGGCCCCGGATTGGCCCTCGCGATCCGCGGAACAGCGCCGTTCGTTCTTACGCCAACCGAAACGGCGTTTAAGGTGAAGGGCGGCGGTAAGGTCGATGTCACGCTGAAAATCACGCGCGACACCAGCTTCAAGGAACCGGTCGCGATTTACGTTGCCACCCCGGGATTCGGGCCGCGCCCGCAGGGGAACCAACCGTTCCCGGTAGTCGGTACTGCGCAACCCAATAGTACCGATATCAAGTTGAACATCGATGTACCCGCGAACCTGCCATCGGGGACACATACGCTCGTGCTGCGCAGTCAGAGCGGAGCGCCGAACCCGAAGGGCAACAACAGTGCCCCGCGCCCGCTCCCGAACTTCGCGGTGACGCCGCTTACCGTGACAATCGAAGGTGTCCCAAAGAAGAAATAG
- a CDS encoding U32 family peptidase, protein MSAPNTKPELLAPAGDWDAMRAAVANGADAVYFGLSNFNARARAANFAPDELSDVMRFLHGRNVKGFVTLNTLIFSDELEAVAEFVKRIAGAGVDAVIVQDLGLVRLIKRLAPTLPVHGSTQMTLTEPRGIAFVTELGVERVVLARELSLADIQKVTANTVTPVEVFVHGALCVAYSGQCLTSEALGGRSANRGQCAQACRLPYEMIVDGQARDLGDRAYLLSPQDLAAFDLIGDLVDAGVISFKIEGRLKGGPYVAATTQTYRKALDTKLADRAFTLPRREQLDLAQTFSRGLTPGFLEGVNHQMLVRGRFPKSRGVRLGRVSGFVRGGARVELAEAFDDLVKPGDGVLFDLGRPDTQEPGGRVWSVRRAAPAQVELYFADGAVDLASVAVGCDVYKTDDPALRKRLEQSYSQDKPARRVPVRARLEGAIGGTLTLTLIDGASESSAAWAGPLELARKQPTSAGEVREQLSRLGDTPFELDEVSLDLPAGVMLPRSVLNDLRRQGATALAEARSAGRKHAINNPNALEELRREFSLLPSRSMRVDDREGGASLTVLVRNLDQLDAVLAWAPPDGLPKLAAVYCDFEDLRRYKDAVPRARAAGVPVGLAPVRVWKPGEDGFQSLVARAEPDIVLVRNLASISYFREQLPHARLVGDFSLNVANELTASVLLEAGLERLVPSYDLNWDQLVSMVRRSRPEWFEPVIHQHMPMFHMEHCVFAAFLSTGKDHRDCGRPCEVHKVELRDRVGAPFPVLPDTGCRNTVFNSAAQSAAEYVSRMRELGLARFRVDLLREAPAQVGPLLTRYARVVAGVDDGRETWRQLRALNQLGVTRGTLNLL, encoded by the coding sequence ATGTCTGCTCCAAACACAAAGCCCGAGCTTTTGGCCCCCGCGGGTGACTGGGACGCGATGCGCGCCGCGGTCGCGAACGGGGCCGACGCGGTCTACTTCGGGCTGTCCAACTTTAACGCGCGCGCACGCGCTGCCAACTTCGCACCGGACGAACTGTCTGACGTGATGCGGTTCCTCCACGGGCGGAACGTGAAAGGGTTCGTGACCCTCAATACGCTCATTTTCTCGGACGAACTCGAAGCGGTCGCGGAGTTTGTGAAGCGGATCGCCGGTGCCGGGGTTGACGCGGTTATCGTGCAGGATTTGGGGCTGGTGCGACTCATCAAGCGCCTCGCCCCGACGCTGCCGGTCCACGGCAGCACGCAGATGACGCTGACGGAGCCGCGCGGCATCGCGTTCGTCACAGAACTCGGTGTCGAGCGGGTCGTACTCGCGCGCGAACTGTCCCTGGCGGACATTCAGAAAGTGACCGCGAACACCGTCACCCCGGTCGAGGTGTTCGTTCACGGCGCGCTGTGCGTGGCGTACAGCGGGCAGTGCCTGACGAGCGAGGCGCTGGGCGGGCGCAGCGCGAACCGCGGGCAGTGCGCGCAGGCGTGTCGGCTCCCTTACGAGATGATCGTCGACGGGCAGGCGCGCGACCTCGGCGACCGCGCGTACCTGCTCAGCCCTCAAGACTTGGCCGCGTTCGACCTCATCGGCGATTTGGTGGACGCCGGGGTGATCTCGTTCAAGATCGAGGGCCGACTGAAGGGCGGCCCGTATGTCGCCGCGACCACGCAGACATATCGCAAGGCGCTCGACACGAAGCTCGCGGATCGCGCATTCACGCTGCCGCGGCGCGAGCAACTGGACCTGGCGCAAACGTTCAGCCGCGGGCTGACGCCGGGGTTTCTGGAAGGCGTGAACCACCAGATGCTCGTTCGCGGGCGGTTCCCCAAAAGCCGCGGGGTGCGCCTCGGGCGCGTGTCCGGGTTCGTGCGCGGGGGCGCGCGGGTGGAACTGGCCGAGGCGTTCGACGATCTCGTCAAGCCCGGCGACGGTGTCCTGTTCGACTTGGGGCGGCCGGACACGCAAGAGCCGGGCGGTCGTGTGTGGAGCGTCCGTCGTGCGGCGCCCGCGCAGGTGGAACTGTACTTCGCCGACGGTGCGGTCGACCTCGCATCGGTGGCGGTCGGGTGCGACGTGTACAAGACGGACGATCCCGCGCTGCGCAAGCGGTTGGAGCAAAGCTATTCGCAGGATAAACCCGCCCGTCGGGTGCCGGTCCGGGCGCGCCTGGAGGGTGCGATTGGTGGCACTCTCACGTTGACCCTGATCGATGGTGCGAGCGAATCCTCTGCGGCGTGGGCCGGACCACTCGAGTTAGCCCGCAAACAGCCGACTTCGGCCGGAGAGGTGCGGGAGCAACTGTCGCGGCTCGGGGATACGCCGTTTGAACTGGACGAAGTATCGCTCGACCTGCCCGCGGGCGTGATGCTGCCGCGGAGCGTGCTGAACGACTTGCGCCGACAAGGCGCGACCGCACTCGCGGAAGCGCGGAGCGCCGGGCGTAAACACGCGATCAACAACCCCAACGCGCTGGAGGAACTGCGACGGGAGTTCTCGCTCCTGCCGAGCAGAAGCATGCGGGTGGATGATCGCGAGGGCGGCGCTTCGCTCACCGTTCTCGTGCGCAATTTGGATCAACTCGACGCCGTACTCGCGTGGGCGCCGCCCGACGGTCTTCCCAAACTGGCTGCGGTGTACTGCGACTTCGAGGACCTGCGCCGGTACAAGGACGCGGTCCCGCGGGCACGTGCCGCGGGCGTGCCGGTCGGGCTGGCGCCGGTGCGGGTGTGGAAGCCGGGGGAAGACGGGTTTCAGTCGCTTGTCGCGCGGGCCGAGCCCGACATCGTTCTGGTGCGCAACCTCGCATCGATCAGCTATTTCCGGGAGCAGTTGCCGCACGCGCGACTGGTCGGTGATTTCAGCCTCAACGTCGCGAACGAACTGACGGCAAGTGTGCTTCTGGAAGCCGGCCTGGAACGGTTGGTGCCGAGTTACGATCTGAACTGGGATCAACTTGTGTCAATGGTGCGGCGATCGCGGCCGGAATGGTTCGAGCCGGTGATTCACCAACATATGCCCATGTTCCACATGGAGCACTGTGTGTTCGCGGCGTTCCTGAGTACCGGCAAGGATCACCGCGATTGCGGGCGCCCCTGCGAGGTGCACAAGGTCGAGTTACGGGACCGGGTTGGCGCTCCGTTCCCGGTGCTGCCGGACACGGGCTGCCGAAACACTGTGTTCAACAGCGCCGCACAGAGTGCCGCGGAGTACGTGAGCCGGATGCGCGAGCTGGGGTTAGCACGGTTCCGCGTGGACCTGCTGCGTGAGGCGCCGGCGCAGGTGGGGCCGCTGCTGACGCGGTACGCACGGGTGGTTGCGGGCGTGGACGATGGCCGCGAAACGTGGCGACAGCTTCGGGCGCTGAACCAGTTAGGGGTAACGAGGGGAACGCTGAACTTGTTGTGA
- a CDS encoding YXWGXW repeat-containing protein: MTERVLKVLPLGVFGSLMVALAVINTVPAQEPIPLRPPGTPQPDPVPLPLPAPGQPAQAGQGDGMEVLAKGPVHEAFASTAEAPTAAPVVAKQPPEPIEELPPDQKPEGDNVQWIPGYWNWDEENGQFIWVSGFWRQPPPGRVWVPGSWREAKGGWQYVPGFWQEVAPAQPQQPAQPQAQPEIEYLPQPPQSLEIGPTVVAPSATSVYVPGSWVWRNRYVWRPGVWVEHRRDWLWVPARYHWSPAGYVFVDGYWDYPLATRGVLFAPVVFTRPVYARPAFVYTPMYVVSEPCMTGALFVRRGYTNYYFGDYFDGRYVDRGYSAWCGVATPRGGFSIGFGVGRSWGYDPLWSYYSVQHRHSPRWNAGVADIYAGRYRGDVVRPPTTLVQQNTVINKITQTNINNVTNNITVVNGAPTVGNQNVANVAMVAPLKVAPDLQRTKFQAVAAEQRREEATAARQFRDVAAQRTKLETAVASKPQPVVTPGAVGAAPPVARPQSIKLDVPKAAVARARVASDDKAPPPNPLRANGSGTPGAGTRIDPKPAAGGGPVNPAMNPQPRPPVGPNPVINPATPPQPKVEPKQPAASTGRPQPKVDPGQPTNPVTRPQPVVPKVEPKPTPATNPAPRVEPKPSTEPVMPARPKINPTPTPAPASPQPKTEPRPAAPTPVSPAPKVNPPTSPAPRTNPQPTPIPAAPTQPRLNPVAPASKPLAPSPAAPSAAPRVNPPASVPTPAVQPTPKASVAPPVPQPTPRQPVQPRPQPAPAPAAPPSSRPVTAQSPSVSPRPTVAPPATPSRPSAPPRSPSAGEKRGKKSDE, translated from the coding sequence ATGACCGAACGAGTGCTGAAGGTGCTGCCCCTCGGCGTGTTCGGCTCGCTTATGGTGGCGCTGGCCGTCATCAATACCGTTCCGGCTCAGGAGCCGATCCCGCTGCGCCCGCCCGGCACACCGCAACCCGATCCCGTCCCGTTACCGCTCCCGGCTCCGGGGCAACCCGCGCAAGCCGGCCAGGGCGACGGGATGGAAGTGCTCGCCAAGGGGCCGGTTCACGAAGCGTTCGCATCAACGGCCGAAGCCCCGACGGCGGCGCCGGTTGTGGCAAAGCAGCCGCCGGAACCGATTGAGGAGCTGCCGCCGGACCAGAAGCCCGAGGGCGACAACGTCCAGTGGATTCCGGGGTACTGGAACTGGGACGAGGAGAACGGCCAGTTCATCTGGGTCAGCGGGTTCTGGCGCCAGCCCCCGCCGGGGCGCGTCTGGGTGCCCGGATCGTGGCGCGAGGCCAAGGGCGGTTGGCAGTACGTTCCCGGGTTCTGGCAGGAGGTGGCGCCCGCGCAGCCGCAGCAGCCCGCGCAACCACAAGCACAGCCGGAAATCGAATACCTGCCGCAACCGCCGCAGTCGCTCGAAATCGGGCCGACCGTTGTCGCGCCGAGCGCCACCAGCGTTTACGTGCCGGGGTCGTGGGTGTGGCGCAACCGTTACGTCTGGCGCCCGGGCGTGTGGGTCGAGCACCGGCGCGACTGGCTATGGGTGCCGGCCCGTTATCACTGGAGCCCGGCCGGCTACGTGTTCGTGGACGGCTACTGGGATTACCCGCTGGCGACCCGCGGCGTGCTGTTCGCCCCGGTCGTGTTCACCCGGCCGGTGTACGCGCGGCCGGCGTTCGTGTACACGCCCATGTACGTCGTGAGTGAGCCGTGTATGACCGGCGCGCTGTTCGTGCGTCGCGGGTACACGAACTACTACTTCGGCGACTACTTCGACGGGCGGTACGTTGACCGCGGGTACTCGGCGTGGTGCGGGGTTGCTACCCCGCGCGGCGGGTTCAGCATCGGGTTCGGCGTGGGCCGGAGTTGGGGTTACGACCCGCTGTGGAGCTACTACTCGGTTCAGCACCGCCACAGCCCGCGGTGGAACGCCGGCGTGGCCGACATTTACGCGGGCCGCTACCGCGGTGACGTGGTGCGCCCGCCGACCACGCTGGTCCAGCAGAACACGGTGATCAACAAGATCACGCAGACGAACATCAACAACGTGACGAACAACATCACGGTGGTGAACGGGGCGCCGACGGTCGGGAACCAGAACGTCGCGAACGTGGCTATGGTCGCGCCGCTGAAGGTCGCGCCCGACCTCCAGCGAACGAAGTTCCAGGCGGTGGCGGCCGAGCAGCGCCGCGAGGAGGCGACCGCGGCGCGGCAGTTCCGTGATGTGGCCGCGCAGCGCACGAAGCTCGAAACGGCCGTCGCGTCGAAGCCCCAACCGGTGGTTACACCCGGGGCCGTTGGGGCCGCGCCACCGGTTGCGCGGCCGCAGTCGATCAAGCTCGACGTGCCGAAAGCCGCGGTCGCCCGGGCGCGGGTGGCGAGCGATGACAAGGCGCCGCCCCCCAACCCGCTCCGCGCGAACGGCAGCGGTACCCCCGGCGCGGGGACGCGGATCGATCCGAAACCGGCCGCTGGTGGCGGGCCGGTGAACCCGGCGATGAACCCGCAACCGCGGCCCCCGGTTGGCCCTAACCCCGTTATAAATCCGGCGACGCCTCCGCAACCGAAGGTTGAGCCGAAGCAACCGGCGGCTTCCACGGGACGGCCGCAACCGAAGGTCGATCCGGGCCAGCCGACGAACCCCGTAACCCGTCCGCAACCGGTGGTGCCGAAGGTCGAGCCGAAACCGACTCCCGCGACGAACCCGGCACCGCGTGTCGAGCCGAAGCCATCAACCGAGCCGGTCATGCCCGCACGGCCCAAGATCAACCCGACTCCGACGCCCGCGCCGGCGAGTCCGCAGCCGAAGACGGAACCGAGGCCGGCGGCACCCACACCGGTTAGCCCGGCGCCGAAAGTGAATCCGCCGACCTCGCCGGCGCCGCGGACGAACCCACAACCGACGCCCATACCTGCCGCTCCGACGCAGCCGCGCCTGAACCCGGTGGCACCGGCTTCGAAGCCGCTCGCTCCTTCGCCCGCGGCGCCTTCGGCCGCGCCGAGGGTGAATCCTCCGGCTTCAGTGCCCACACCGGCGGTTCAACCAACGCCGAAAGCGTCGGTCGCGCCACCGGTCCCACAGCCGACGCCGAGACAGCCGGTTCAGCCGCGCCCACAGCCGGCCCCAGCCCCGGCCGCGCCGCCATCATCGCGACCCGTGACCGCTCAGTCGCCTTCCGTGTCGCCCCGACCGACTGTTGCGCCCCCGGCAACTCCGTCGCGCCCGAGCGCGCCGCCGAGATCACCGTCGGCCGGCGAGAAGCGGGGCAAGAAGTCAGATGAGTAA
- a CDS encoding methyl-accepting chemotaxis protein produces the protein MAPHTGAHAEELYRTAVANNRGRADRLLAGLMVAQWGLLIVLALVVSPRAWAGSESSVHFHVWVAVLLGAACAAAPVYLAVNQPGEEINGYVVAVAQMVMGILVMHLTAGRIESHFHVFASIGMLAVYREWRVLVLGVAVAAVDHIARGFLWWQSVYGSSAYSNWLWLEHAAWALFSMPVLAWMCVLSQNEMRTQAAREAALAEAERATAANMQELAAKAQEIRERTERENAIRTEREAAAERARHAERAHAEELKQKVSVILSGMNALAAGDFTVSVPALGSDDLGQMAVALNTAVGSVRAALEGMREVSEQLADASSQLAAASEEISTGAQEQASSLEETASTLHEITATVRRSADSAQQARQLANGSTEVAQRGGSVVSDAVSAMGEINGSSKRIADIITTIDEIAFQTNLLALNAAVEAARAGEQGRGFAVVATEVRNLAQRSATAAKEIKALIQDSVKKVDAGTELVNKSGDTLAEIVTSVKRVTDIVTEMAAASREQSAGIEQVNKAVSQMDTVTQRNASQTEEMSATAQTLTDQAAQLRELVSRFKLGNTPVTASRALKATKKGRAAPHGSRNRSH, from the coding sequence TTGGCGCCTCACACCGGAGCACACGCCGAAGAACTCTACCGGACCGCGGTTGCGAACAACCGGGGCCGCGCCGACCGGTTGCTCGCCGGCCTCATGGTCGCCCAGTGGGGGTTGCTGATCGTGCTGGCACTGGTCGTCAGCCCGCGCGCCTGGGCCGGTTCGGAATCGAGCGTTCACTTCCACGTCTGGGTGGCCGTTCTGCTCGGGGCGGCGTGCGCGGCCGCTCCGGTATACCTCGCGGTCAATCAACCGGGCGAAGAGATAAACGGGTACGTGGTCGCTGTCGCGCAGATGGTGATGGGGATACTCGTGATGCACCTGACCGCCGGGCGCATCGAGTCGCACTTCCACGTGTTCGCCTCCATCGGCATGCTCGCCGTGTACCGGGAGTGGCGCGTCCTTGTGCTGGGTGTGGCCGTCGCGGCCGTCGATCACATCGCCCGCGGGTTCCTGTGGTGGCAGTCGGTGTACGGGTCGAGCGCGTACAGCAACTGGCTCTGGCTCGAGCACGCCGCCTGGGCGCTATTTTCAATGCCCGTGCTGGCCTGGATGTGCGTCCTCAGCCAGAACGAAATGCGGACCCAGGCCGCACGCGAGGCCGCTCTCGCCGAAGCCGAACGGGCAACCGCGGCCAACATGCAGGAACTCGCGGCCAAGGCCCAGGAGATCCGCGAGCGCACGGAGCGAGAAAACGCGATCCGCACCGAGCGCGAAGCCGCGGCGGAGCGAGCTCGCCACGCGGAGCGCGCGCACGCAGAAGAACTGAAACAAAAGGTGAGCGTCATCCTGTCGGGAATGAACGCGCTGGCCGCGGGCGACTTCACGGTATCAGTGCCGGCCCTGGGCTCCGACGATTTGGGCCAAATGGCGGTCGCCCTCAACACCGCGGTGGGTAGCGTGCGCGCGGCACTGGAGGGCATGCGCGAGGTGTCCGAGCAACTGGCCGACGCCTCGTCGCAACTGGCCGCGGCCAGCGAAGAAATCTCCACGGGCGCACAGGAACAAGCGAGCAGCCTGGAGGAAACGGCCAGCACGCTGCACGAGATCACCGCGACCGTGCGCCGCAGCGCGGACAGCGCCCAGCAGGCCCGCCAACTTGCCAACGGCTCCACGGAGGTGGCGCAAAGGGGCGGGAGCGTGGTCAGCGACGCGGTGAGTGCGATGGGCGAGATCAACGGGTCGTCGAAGAGGATCGCGGACATCATCACGACGATCGACGAGATCGCGTTCCAGACCAACCTGCTGGCCCTCAACGCGGCGGTCGAGGCGGCCCGGGCCGGCGAGCAGGGGCGCGGGTTCGCCGTCGTCGCCACCGAGGTCCGAAACCTCGCCCAGCGGTCCGCCACCGCCGCCAAAGAAATCAAAGCCCTGATCCAGGACTCGGTGAAGAAAGTGGACGCGGGCACGGAACTGGTAAATAAGTCGGGGGACACGCTGGCCGAGATCGTGACCAGCGTGAAGCGGGTAACCGACATCGTGACCGAGATGGCGGCGGCCAGCCGGGAGCAGTCCGCCGGCATCGAGCAGGTGAACAAGGCCGTCAGCCAGATGGACACGGTGACCCAGCGGAACGCCTCGCAAACCGAAGAGATGAGCGCCACCGCCCAGACCCTCACGGACCAAGCCGCGCAGCTCCGAGAGCTCGTCTCACGGTTCAAGCTCGGCAACACGCCGGTCACCGCATCACGGGCACTTAAGGCTACAAAGAAAGGCCGAGCCGCACCTCACGGCTCCCGAAACCGGAGCCACTAA